Proteins encoded by one window of Nomascus leucogenys isolate Asia chromosome 19, Asia_NLE_v1, whole genome shotgun sequence:
- the LOC100585742 gene encoding chorionic somatomammotropin hormone 2 isoform X2: protein MSLLLAFALLCLPWLHQAGAVQTVPLARLFDHAMLQAHHAHQLAIDTYQEFEEAYIPKEQKHSFLHDSQTSCSSDSIPTPSNMEETQQKSNSELLRISLLLIESWLEPVRFLRSIFANDLVYDTSDSNDYDLLKDLEEGIQTLIGWKTAAPRLGRPSSRPTASLTQTRTTMTHCSRTTGCSTASGRTWTRSRHSCASCSAALWRAAVASRCPRGIL from the exons ATGTCCCTGCTCCTGGCTTTTGCCctgctctgcctgccctggcttcACCAGGCTGGTGCCGTCCAAACCGTTCCGTTAGCCAGGCTTTTTGACCATGCTATGCTTCAAGCCCATCACGCGCACCAACTGGCCATTGACACCTACCAGGAGTTT GAAGAAGCCTATATTCCAAAGGAACAGAAGCATTCATTCCTGCATGACTCCCAGACCTCCTGCTCCTCAGACTCTATTCCAACACCCTCCAACATGGAGGAAACACAGCAGAAATCC AACTCAGAGCTGCTCCGCATCTCCCTGCTGCTCATCGAGTCGTGGCTGGAGCCCGTGCGGTTCCTCAGGAGTATCTTCGCCAACGACCTGGTGTATGACACCTCGGACAGCAATGACTATGACCTCCTAAAGGACCTAGAAGAAGGCATCCAAACGCTGAT AGGCTGGAAGACGGCAGCCCCCAGACTGGGCAGACCCTCAAGCAGACCTACAGCAAGTTTGACACAAACTCGCACAACCATGACGCACTGCTCAAGAACTACGGGCTGCTCCACTGCTTCAGGAAGGACATGGACAAGGTCGAGACATTCCTGCGCATCGTGCAGTGCCGCTCTGTGGAGGGCAGCTGTGGCTTCTAGGTGCCCGCGTGGCATCCTGTGA
- the LOC100601411 gene encoding LOW QUALITY PROTEIN: intercellular adhesion molecule 5 (The sequence of the model RefSeq protein was modified relative to this genomic sequence to represent the inferred CDS: substituted 1 base at 1 genomic stop codon) — protein sequence MKTLLFGVWALLALILCPDEAIWEKLFEVSIWPNQALVEFGQSLVVNCSTTCPDPEPSGIETFLKKTQAGKGPQWKESLLEDVTENSILQCFFSCAGIQKDTNLGITVYQPPEQVILELQPAWVAVNEAFTVKCHVPSVAPLESLTLALLQGNQELHRKNFMSLAVASQRAEVIISVRAQKENDRCNFSCRAELDLSLQGGRLFQGSSPIKIVRIFEFSQSPHIWVSSLLEAGMAETVSXEVARVFPPKEVMFHMFLEDQELSSFLSWEGDTAWANATIWAMEAGDQELSCLASLGPMEQKTRKLVHSYSFPPPILELKESYPLAGTDINVTCTGHVLTSPSPTLRLQGAPDLPAPGEPAWLLLTAREENDGRNFSCEASLEVQGQRLMETTVIQLHVLYKPRLEESSCPGKQTWLEGLEHTLACVPKGNPAQALVCTWNGVVFDLEVPQKGTQNHTGTYCCTATNQLGSVSKDIAVIVQGLDEGISSTLFVIITVALGVGVFTMALYLSYRPCNVDRRKLLCRQKEEDKEEESQFAVQEEKSTAHMIDSYLTE from the exons ATGAAAACGCTTCTGTTTGGTGTCTGGGCCCTGCTGGCCTTGATCCTTTGCCCAGATGAGGCTATTTGGGAAA AGTTGTTTGAGGTTTCTATTTGGCCAAATCAGGCCTTGGTAGAGTTTGGACAGTCCCTAGTGGTCAACTGCAGCACTACTTGCCCAGACCCAGAACCCAGTGGAATTGAGACCTTCTTAAAGAAAACTCAGGCGGGCAAAGGGCCTCAGTGGAAAGAGTCTCTTCTGGAGGATGTCACAGAGAATTCTATCCTGCAGTGCTTCTTCTCTTGTGCAGGGATTCAAAAGGACACAAACCTTGGCATCACTGTGTATC AGCCACCAGAGCAAGTGATCCTGGAGCTGCAGCCTGCCTGGGTGGCTGTGAATGAAGCCTTCACAGTGAAGTGTCATGTGCCCAGTGTAGCACCCTTGGAGAGTCTCACCCTTGCCCTTCTCCAGGGTAACCAAGAACTGCATAGAAAGAACTTTATGAGCTtggctgtggcctcccaaagagctgaggtCATCATCAGTGTCAGAGCCCAAAAGGAGAACGACAGGTGCAATTTTTCCTGCCGTGCAGAACTGGACTTGAGTTTGCAAGGTGGGAGGCTCTTTCAAGGCAGCTCACCCATCAAAATAGTCCGGATCTTTG aattcTCTCAGAGTCCCCACATCTGGGTCTCTTCCCTTTTGGAGGCTGGGATGGCGGAGACTGTGAGCTGAGAGGTGGCTAGGGTGTTTCCACCCAAAGAAGTTATGTTCCACATGTTCCTGGAAGACCAAGAGCTGAGCTCCTTCCTTTCCTGGGAGGGGGACACAGCATGGGCCAATGCTACCATTTGGGCCATGGAGGCTGGTGATCAGGAACTGTCTTGCCTTGCATCTCTGggtccaatggaacagaaaacaagaaagctaGTGCATAGCTACA GCTTCCCTCCACCAATCCTGGAGCTAAAAGAATCATACCCATTGGCAGGGACCGACATTAATGTGACCTGCACAGGGCATGTATTAACATCACCCAGCCCTACTCTTCGGCTTCAGGGAGCCCCAGACCTCCCTGCCCCTGGGGAGCCTGCCTGGCTTCTACTTACTGCCAGGGAGGAAAATGATGGCCGAAATTTCTCCTGCGAGGCCTCTTTGGAGGTGCAGGGTCAGCGTTTGATGGAAACCACTGTGATCCAGCTCCACGTCCTAT ACAAGCCACGGTTAGAGGAATCCAGTTGCCCTGGCAAACAGACCTGGCTGGAAGGGCTGGAACACACGCTCGCCTGCGTCCCAAAGGGAAACCCAGCCCAAGCCTTGGTGTGTACCTGGAATGGGGTGGTCTTTGACCTTGAAGTGCCACAGAAGGGAACCCAGAACCACACTGGAACCTACTGCTGCACAGCCACTAACCAGCTGGGCTCTGTCAGCAAAGACATTGCTGTCATTGTTCAAG GACTGGATGAAGGAATCAGCTCTACCCTCTTTGTCATTATTACCGTTGCCCTTGGAGTGGGTGTCTTCACCATGGCACTGTATTTGAGCTATCGGCCCTGCAATGTGGACAGGAGGAAATTGCTCTGTAGGCAGAAAGAGGAGGACAAAGAGGAGGAAAGCCAGTTTGCTGTTCAGGAAGAGAAAAGTACAGCTCATATGATTGACAGCTATTTGACTGAATGA
- the LOC100585742 gene encoding chorionic somatomammotropin hormone 2 isoform X4, with protein sequence MSLLLAFALLCLPWLHQADSIPTPSNMEETQQKSNSELLRISLLLIESWLEPVRFLRSIFANDLVYDTSDSNDYDLLKDLEEGIQTLMGRLEDGSPQTGQTLKQTYSKFDTNSHNHDALLKNYGLLHCFRKDMDKVETFLRIVQCRSVEGSCGF encoded by the exons ATGTCCCTGCTCCTGGCTTTTGCCctgctctgcctgccctggcttcACCAGGCTG ACTCTATTCCAACACCCTCCAACATGGAGGAAACACAGCAGAAATCC AACTCAGAGCTGCTCCGCATCTCCCTGCTGCTCATCGAGTCGTGGCTGGAGCCCGTGCGGTTCCTCAGGAGTATCTTCGCCAACGACCTGGTGTATGACACCTCGGACAGCAATGACTATGACCTCCTAAAGGACCTAGAAGAAGGCATCCAAACGCTGATGGGG AGGCTGGAAGACGGCAGCCCCCAGACTGGGCAGACCCTCAAGCAGACCTACAGCAAGTTTGACACAAACTCGCACAACCATGACGCACTGCTCAAGAACTACGGGCTGCTCCACTGCTTCAGGAAGGACATGGACAAGGTCGAGACATTCCTGCGCATCGTGCAGTGCCGCTCTGTGGAGGGCAGCTGTGGCTTCTAG
- the LOC100585742 gene encoding chorionic somatomammotropin hormone 2 isoform X1, translated as MAAGSRMSLLLAFALLCLPWLHQAGAVQTVPLARLFDHAMLQAHHAHQLAIDTYQEFEEAYIPKEQKHSFLHDSQTSCSSDSIPTPSNMEETQQKSNSELLRISLLLIESWLEPVRFLRSIFANDLVYDTSDSNDYDLLKDLEEGIQTLMGVRAVPGVPNPGTPLAWRAGGEKHCCPLSSSQALTQENSPYSSFPLANPPGLSLHPEREGGKWMNERGREQCPSAWPLLLFLHFAEAGRRQPPDWADPQADLQQV; from the exons ATGGCTGCAG GCTCCCGGATGTCCCTGCTCCTGGCTTTTGCCctgctctgcctgccctggcttcACCAGGCTGGTGCCGTCCAAACCGTTCCGTTAGCCAGGCTTTTTGACCATGCTATGCTTCAAGCCCATCACGCGCACCAACTGGCCATTGACACCTACCAGGAGTTT GAAGAAGCCTATATTCCAAAGGAACAGAAGCATTCATTCCTGCATGACTCCCAGACCTCCTGCTCCTCAGACTCTATTCCAACACCCTCCAACATGGAGGAAACACAGCAGAAATCC AACTCAGAGCTGCTCCGCATCTCCCTGCTGCTCATCGAGTCGTGGCTGGAGCCCGTGCGGTTCCTCAGGAGTATCTTCGCCAACGACCTGGTGTATGACACCTCGGACAGCAATGACTATGACCTCCTAAAGGACCTAGAAGAAGGCATCCAAACGCTGATGGGGGTGAGGGCGGtgccaggggtccccaatcctGGAACCCCACTGGCTtggagggctgggggagagaaaCACTGCTGCCCTCTTTCTAGCAGTCAGGCGCTGACCCAAGAGAACTCACCTTATTCTTCATTTCCCCTGGCGAATCCTCCAGGCCTTTCTCTACACCCTGAACGGGAGGGAGGAAAATGGAtgaatgagagagggagggaacaGTGCCCAAGCGCTTggcctctccttctcttccttcacttTGCAGAGGCTGGAAGACGGCAGCCCCCAGACTGGGCAGACCCTCAAGCAGACCTACAGCAAGTTTGA
- the LOC100585742 gene encoding chorionic somatomammotropin hormone 2 isoform X3, whose product MAAEAYIPKEQKHSFLHDSQTSCSSDSIPTPSNMEETQQKSNSELLRISLLLIESWLEPVRFLRSIFANDLVYDTSDSNDYDLLKDLEEGIQTLMGRLEDGSPQTGQTLKQTYSKFDTNSHNHDALLKNYGLLHCFRKDMDKVETFLRIVQCRSVEGSCGF is encoded by the exons ATGGCTGCAG AAGCCTATATTCCAAAGGAACAGAAGCATTCATTCCTGCATGACTCCCAGACCTCCTGCTCCTCAGACTCTATTCCAACACCCTCCAACATGGAGGAAACACAGCAGAAATCC AACTCAGAGCTGCTCCGCATCTCCCTGCTGCTCATCGAGTCGTGGCTGGAGCCCGTGCGGTTCCTCAGGAGTATCTTCGCCAACGACCTGGTGTATGACACCTCGGACAGCAATGACTATGACCTCCTAAAGGACCTAGAAGAAGGCATCCAAACGCTGATGGGG AGGCTGGAAGACGGCAGCCCCCAGACTGGGCAGACCCTCAAGCAGACCTACAGCAAGTTTGACACAAACTCGCACAACCATGACGCACTGCTCAAGAACTACGGGCTGCTCCACTGCTTCAGGAAGGACATGGACAAGGTCGAGACATTCCTGCGCATCGTGCAGTGCCGCTCTGTGGAGGGCAGCTGTGGCTTCTAG